Proteins from one Sarcophilus harrisii chromosome 2, mSarHar1.11, whole genome shotgun sequence genomic window:
- the SLC26A2 gene encoding sulfate transporter, with the protein MSDKEDCYVSSSNDLVKDDDRCHHYHRILLEPQEKKNTDFKEYVVKKLKKNCCCSPAKAKNWILGFMPVLQWLPKYDLKKYLLGDIMSGLIVGILLVPQSIAYSLLAGQEPIYGLYTSFFAGIIYFLFGTSRHISVGIFGVLCLMIGEVVDREVHKAGYRMEYTAKPDIFNHINESVIIPPVNQTSGQICDKSCYAITVGTTVTFIAGVYQVAMGLFQVGFVSVYLSDALLSGFVTGTSFTILTSQAKYLLGLNIPRSSGVGSLITTWIYIFKNIHKTNLCDLITSLLCLLVLVPTKELNEHFKSKLKAPIPTELVVVVAATLASHFGKLNEKYGSSIAGHIPTGFLPPKAPDWNLIPNVAVDAIAISIIGFAITVSLSEMFAKKHGYIVKANQEMYAIGFCNIIPAFFHCFTTSAALAKTLVKESTGCQTQVSSVMTALILLLVLLVIAPLFYSLQKCVLGVITIVNLRGALRKFGDLPKMWRLSKMDTLIWFVTMLSSALISTEIGLLIGVCFSMFCVILRTQKPEAPILGHVEGSEIYESTCAYKNLQTEPGIKIFRFVAPLYYINKECFKSALYKKTISPVLVKAAQKKAAKRKLKEKMVTFSGFQDEVSMNLSSEPPELHTIVIDCSALQFLDTAGIQTLKEVRKDYADIGIQVLLAQCNPSVRSSLYRGEYCTKEEETLIFCSVHQAFCFALDLQKQKALRASNGLSTSTD; encoded by the exons ATGTCAGACAAAGAAGATTGCTATGTAAGCTCATCCAATGACCTTGTTAAAGATGATGACCGGTGCCATCATTATCATAGAATTCTTCTGGAGCCTCAGGAGAAAAAGAATACTGACTTTAAAGAATATGTGGTCAAAAAGTTAAAGAAGAATTGCTGCTGTAGCCCAGCCAAAGCAAAAAACTGGATTTTGGGGTTCATGCCAGTCTTACAATGGCTCCCTAagtatgatctgaaaaaataccTTCTTGGAGATATAATGTCGGGCTTGATTGTAGGCATCTTATTAGTCCCACAGTCCATTGCATATTCCCTTCTGGCAGGCCAAGAGCCAATTTATGGTCTGTACACTTCTTTTTTTGCtggaataatttatttcttatttggaaCATCCAGACACATCTCAGTGGGTATTTTTGGAGTGTTATGCCTCATGATTGGTGAAGTAGTTGACCGGGAGGTACACAAAGCTGGTTATAGGATGGAATATACAGCTAAACCTGACATTTTTAATCACATAAATGAAAGTGTCATCATTCCACCTGTGAACCAGACCTCAGGACAAATCTGTGATAAAAGTTGCTATGCAATTACTGTTGGCACAACAGTAACTTTCATAGCTGGAGTTTATCAG GTAGCCATGGGCCTGTTTCAAGTTGGCTTTGTCTCTGTCTACCTATCTGATGCTTTGCTGAGCGGATTTGTCACTGGTACCTCCTTTACTATTCTTACTTCTCAGGCCAAATATCTTCTAGGACTAAACATCCCTCGAAGTAGTGGTGTGGGCTCTCTTATCACTACCTGGATATATATCTTCAAAAACATTCACAAGACCAATCTCTGTGACCTCATTACTAGTCTTTTGTGCCTTCTTGTCCTTGTGCCAACCAAGGAACTCAATGAACACTTCAAATCCAAGCTTAAGGCACCAATTCCTACTGAGTTGGTAGTTGTTGTGGCAGCCACACTGGCATCTCATTTTGGCAAACTGAATGAGAAGTATGGCTCCAGTATAGCTGGACACATTCCTACTGGGTTCCTGCCCCCCAAAGCACCAGACTGGAACTTGATTCCCAATGTGGCCGTCGATGCAATAGCTATTTCCATCATTGGTTTTGCTATCACTGTGTCACTGTCAGAGATGTTTGCCAAGAAGCATGGCTACATAGTCAAGGCCAACCAAGAAATGTATGCCATTGGTTTTTGTAATATCATTCCTGCTTTCTTTCACTGCTTCACAACTAGTGCAGCTCTTGCCAAGACCTTAGTCAAAGAGTCAACAGGCTGTCAGACTCAAGTTTCTAGTGTGATGACAGCATTGATTCTTTTATTAGTCCTCCTTGTAATAGCACCTTTATTCTACTCCCTTCAAAAATGTGTCCTTGGAGTGATAACCATTGTAAATCTTCGGGGAGCTCTTCGAAAATttggtgatttgcccaagatgtGGAGGCTTAGCAAAATGGATACACTTATTTGGTTTGTTACTATGCTTTCCTCTGCACTGATAAGTACTGAAATTGGTTTGCTTATTGGGGTCTGCTTCTCTATGTTTTGTGTCATCCTTCGTACTCAGAAGCCAGAAGCTCCTATACTTGGTCATGTGGAAGGGTCTGAAATCTATGAGTCCACATGTGCCTACAAGAATCTTCAGACTGAGCCAGGAATTAAGATTTTTCGTTTTGTAGCTCCCCTCTATTATATCaacaaagaatgttttaaatCTGCTTTGTACAAGAAGACTATCAGTCCAGTTTTAGTGAAGGCAGCACAGAAGAAGGCAGCAAAGAGaaagctcaaagagaaaatggtGACTTTCAGTGGCTTTCAGGATGAAGTTTCCATGAACCTCTCTTCTGAGCCCCCAGAGCTCCATACCATAGTGATTGACTGCAGTGCCTTGCAATTTTTAGATACAGCAGGAATCCAGACCCTCAAAGAAGTTCGCAAAGATTATGCAGACATTGGTATCCAGGTTCTCCTCGCACAGTGCAATCCTTCTGTGAGGAGTTCGCTGTACCGTGGAGAGTACTGCACAAAAGAGGAGGAAACTCTTATCTTCTGCAGTGTACACCAAGCATTTTGTTTTGCCCTGGACTTGCAAAAACAGAAAGCATTGCGTGCTTCCAATGGTTTAAGTACTTCTACTGACTGA